One window from the genome of Hyphomonas neptunium ATCC 15444 encodes:
- a CDS encoding metallopeptidase family protein → MSALTSIAPSVDEMYLTAEKCFADLPEFMRKAAGDVRILVMDYAEDETLDEMQIDDALELTGLYVGIPLTLESVTNPSEYRPLVYLYRLPILFEWAARGDVTVEELVTHVFIHELGHHFGWSDEEMDAKLEEDD, encoded by the coding sequence ATGAGCGCGCTGACCAGCATCGCGCCCAGCGTCGACGAGATGTATCTCACGGCGGAGAAATGTTTCGCTGACCTGCCCGAGTTCATGCGCAAGGCGGCCGGCGATGTCCGCATCCTCGTGATGGATTATGCCGAGGACGAGACCCTTGACGAGATGCAGATCGACGACGCGCTGGAGCTGACCGGACTCTATGTGGGCATCCCCCTCACCCTCGAAAGCGTCACCAACCCCTCCGAATACAGACCACTGGTCTATCTCTACCGCCTGCCCATCCTGTTTGAATGGGCCGCGCGGGGCGATGTGACCGTGGAAGAGCTGGTGACCCATGTGTTCATCCACGAACTCGGCCACCATTTCGGCTGGTCGGACGAAGAAATGGACGCCAAGCTGGAAGAAGATGACTGA
- a CDS encoding RNA polymerase sigma factor: protein MAFTSDLDQITRAAAGDAAAVRAIVNRYSPGVLSLATRMLGDRAEAEDVTQETFIRAWKALATWEPRAKFSTWLHRVALNLCYDRLRKRREVLSDEIPERADTALGPQDALDQAQRVNAVEAAISALPERQSAALTLCALQGHSQTEAAEIMDVSVEALESLLARARRTLRGQLLDGRNAS from the coding sequence GTGGCGTTTACATCGGACCTTGACCAGATCACACGCGCCGCGGCGGGAGACGCCGCGGCCGTTCGGGCTATCGTCAACCGGTACAGCCCCGGCGTGCTTTCACTTGCAACGCGCATGTTGGGCGACAGGGCAGAGGCAGAAGACGTGACCCAGGAAACATTCATCCGCGCCTGGAAGGCTCTGGCGACCTGGGAGCCGCGTGCGAAATTTTCCACATGGCTGCACCGTGTGGCGCTGAACCTCTGCTACGACCGGCTGCGAAAGCGCCGCGAAGTGCTTTCAGATGAAATTCCCGAACGCGCCGATACGGCCCTCGGGCCGCAGGATGCGCTGGACCAGGCACAACGGGTGAACGCGGTGGAAGCCGCCATCAGCGCCCTGCCGGAACGCCAGTCTGCCGCCTTGACCTTGTGCGCCCTGCAGGGACACTCACAGACAGAAGCGGCGGAAATCATGGATGTCAGCGTTGAAGCCCTGGAAAGTCTGCTCGCCCGCGCGCGGCGCACATTGCGCGGACAACTGCTCGATGGAAGGAATGCCTCATGA
- a CDS encoding TrkH family potassium uptake protein, which translates to MRAPRMIGAIRKPLAVASLYAHRLMRRVHPAKLIFAGYAFYMALGCALLCLPFSQSVPVHLLDNLFTAVSAVSTTGLVTVDPGTSYTFMGELVILLLIQAGGIGYMTVSSFVMMATVQHLSPLRERLARAAFILPEDVSIGIFIRTVVIYTFSVEIMGAILLFIQFSASGVDNAIWNAIFHSVSAFCTAGFSLNPNSLEDFRGDVGVNATISALSILGAMGFLIAWDVWRSLTRRSFVLSFTSKVILKLTGAFLLAGTAIFFVADPGISALPSGERLMASFFQTMTATTTVGFNTHPISALTPAVIVLLFFLMAIGASPSGTGGGLKTTTFAAMIGLVRSTVRRRPEITFFNRVIAPARLQLAMASSAYFVMLMTPAVFVLCLTEPGKEFQMLLFEAISAIGTVGLSMGITGSLSDIGKLTIILLMFAGRVGILTFGIALASKDEETEVRRQEDLLV; encoded by the coding sequence ATGCGCGCTCCGCGAATGATCGGGGCCATCCGCAAGCCTCTTGCGGTTGCCTCCCTGTATGCTCATCGCCTGATGCGCCGGGTTCATCCGGCGAAGCTGATCTTTGCTGGCTATGCGTTTTACATGGCGCTCGGCTGCGCACTCCTCTGCCTGCCATTCTCTCAATCTGTCCCGGTGCATCTGCTGGACAATCTGTTCACGGCGGTGTCCGCCGTATCGACAACCGGTCTTGTGACGGTTGATCCGGGAACTTCTTACACTTTCATGGGCGAGCTGGTGATCCTGCTGCTGATTCAGGCAGGCGGGATTGGCTATATGACGGTCAGCTCGTTCGTGATGATGGCGACGGTTCAACATCTGTCGCCACTGCGGGAGCGTCTTGCGCGCGCCGCCTTCATCCTTCCGGAAGATGTCAGCATCGGGATCTTTATCCGGACTGTGGTCATCTACACATTTTCCGTGGAGATAATGGGCGCAATTCTGCTGTTTATCCAGTTCTCAGCCAGCGGCGTGGACAACGCCATCTGGAACGCGATTTTTCACTCCGTCTCGGCTTTCTGCACAGCGGGCTTCAGCCTTAACCCCAACAGCCTGGAAGACTTCCGCGGCGATGTCGGCGTCAATGCCACCATCTCGGCGCTGTCTATCCTCGGCGCGATGGGCTTTCTGATTGCCTGGGATGTCTGGCGTAGCCTGACGCGGCGCAGTTTCGTGCTGAGCTTTACCAGCAAGGTGATCCTTAAGCTCACGGGGGCGTTCCTGCTCGCGGGAACGGCGATTTTCTTTGTAGCAGATCCTGGAATTTCGGCGCTGCCATCCGGGGAGCGCCTGATGGCGTCTTTCTTCCAGACGATGACGGCGACCACCACTGTGGGCTTCAACACCCATCCGATCAGCGCGCTGACGCCTGCCGTCATTGTGCTGCTGTTCTTCCTGATGGCCATCGGCGCCTCGCCTTCGGGCACGGGCGGGGGGCTCAAGACGACGACCTTTGCCGCGATGATCGGCCTTGTGCGATCCACAGTGCGCCGGCGGCCGGAGATCACATTCTTCAACCGCGTCATCGCGCCGGCACGGCTTCAGCTGGCCATGGCTTCTTCAGCTTACTTCGTGATGCTCATGACACCTGCGGTTTTCGTCCTGTGTCTGACGGAACCAGGCAAGGAATTTCAGATGCTCCTGTTCGAGGCAATCTCTGCAATCGGCACAGTGGGCCTTTCCATGGGCATCACGGGTTCACTGAGCGATATAGGCAAGCTCACCATCATCCTGCTGATGTTTGCAGGCCGGGTGGGCATCCTCACCTTCGGCATTGCGCTGGCCTCCAAGGATGAGGAAACCGAGGTGCGGCGGCAGGAAGATTTGTTGGTGTGA
- a CDS encoding amidase: protein MARDSELDGLGLAELVRTRQASPGELLEAAVSRAESVQPQINCFSALYPDLAREQLKAGGIDGPYAGVPFVVKDLGVEVKGAPVTSGSRAFKGYVASRDSTLVERFRKAGLVFFGATTSPEFGLTLTTESTLYGQSRNPWDTTRITGGSSGGAAAAVASGVLPVAHASDGGGSIRIPAACCGLFGLKASRGRMPMGPAKTEGWNGLSTVGVVSRTVRDTAAMLDLTHGPETGSRYAAPAPARAYLSELDRDPRPLRIALWPVAPNGTKPDADAAEGIANTAKLLESLGHTVVEAAPLIEGEALAKAGLFTISANIAALVEERGIARGLPVEDDELEPITASMVRLGRTVPMVELAKANNAFITAAIIYEHFLDAGQFDLTLSPTLHRAPDPLGTMALTADPAAMGAAVAGFAPHCALFNQTGCPAMTVPLHWTKPTPTAPAGLPIGMMFGARYGREDLLLSLAGQLERAAPWAHRKPPVWAG from the coding sequence ATGGCGCGCGATTCAGAATTGGACGGCCTGGGCCTTGCCGAGCTTGTTCGCACACGGCAGGCATCGCCGGGTGAACTCCTCGAAGCCGCCGTCAGCCGCGCCGAATCTGTCCAGCCTCAGATCAACTGTTTCTCGGCGCTTTATCCTGATCTTGCGCGCGAGCAGCTTAAAGCAGGCGGCATCGACGGCCCCTATGCCGGGGTGCCGTTCGTGGTGAAGGATCTGGGCGTTGAGGTGAAAGGCGCGCCCGTTACTTCGGGCAGCCGCGCCTTCAAGGGCTATGTGGCAAGCCGCGATTCCACCCTGGTGGAGCGGTTCCGCAAGGCAGGCCTCGTTTTCTTTGGCGCAACCACCTCGCCGGAATTCGGCCTCACCCTGACAACAGAATCGACCCTCTACGGACAATCCCGAAACCCCTGGGACACCACCCGCATCACAGGCGGCTCCTCTGGCGGCGCCGCAGCGGCGGTCGCCTCCGGCGTTCTGCCAGTGGCACATGCCAGCGATGGCGGTGGATCGATCCGCATTCCTGCGGCGTGCTGCGGCCTGTTTGGCCTCAAGGCATCGCGCGGGCGCATGCCCATGGGCCCGGCCAAAACCGAAGGCTGGAACGGTCTCTCAACGGTCGGCGTGGTCAGCCGCACGGTGCGCGACACGGCCGCGATGCTGGACCTGACCCATGGCCCGGAAACCGGCAGCCGCTACGCCGCGCCTGCTCCGGCCCGCGCCTATCTCTCCGAGCTGGACCGCGACCCGCGCCCGCTGCGCATCGCGCTCTGGCCGGTCGCGCCTAATGGTACAAAGCCGGACGCCGACGCGGCTGAGGGGATTGCAAACACGGCAAAACTCCTCGAAAGCCTCGGCCACACAGTCGTGGAAGCTGCGCCATTGATTGAGGGTGAAGCGCTGGCCAAGGCAGGTTTGTTCACGATCTCCGCCAACATCGCCGCCCTGGTAGAAGAGCGCGGCATCGCGCGCGGACTCCCGGTGGAGGATGACGAACTCGAACCCATCACCGCCTCCATGGTGCGCCTTGGACGGACGGTTCCGATGGTGGAGCTGGCCAAGGCAAACAACGCCTTCATCACGGCGGCGATCATCTATGAGCACTTCCTGGATGCCGGGCAGTTTGATCTCACATTGTCGCCCACGCTTCACCGCGCGCCAGACCCGCTCGGCACCATGGCGCTTACCGCAGACCCTGCGGCCATGGGCGCGGCGGTCGCAGGCTTTGCGCCCCATTGCGCGCTGTTCAACCAGACCGGCTGCCCCGCCATGACCGTGCCGCTGCACTGGACGAAGCCCACGCCCACCGCGCCCGCGGGCCTGCCTATTGGCATGATGTTCGGCGCGCGCTATGGCCGCGAAGACCTGCTGCTGTCGCTGGCAGGACAGTTGGAGCGCGCCGCGCCATGGGCACACAGGAAACCGCCGGTCTGGGCCGGCTGA
- the scpA gene encoding methylmalonyl-CoA mutase — translation MTKFPDFTKLDLATPSTKSGTPKLGEAWDTPEGIAVKSAYTAADSAGLDFLDDYPGLTPFGRGPYPTMYTNQPWTIRQYAGFSTAEDSNAFYRRNLAAGQKGLSVAFDLATHRGYDSDHPRVTGDVGMAGVAIDSILDMRTLFSGIPLDQMSVSMTMNGAVLPILALYIAAAEEQGVTPDKLAGTIQNDILKEFMVRNTYIYPPKPSMRIISDIFAYTSENMPKYNSISISGYHMQEAGATADLELAYTLADGIEYIRAGVAAGLDVDRFAPRLSFFWAIGMNTFMEVAKMRAARLIWAKLVKEKFNPKSDKSLSLRTHSQTSGWSLTAQDVYNNVIRTCLEAIAASGGQTQSLHTNSFDEALALPTDFSARIARNTQILLQQEAGACQSIDLFGGAYYVERLTHDLAAKALKHIEEVEAMGGMAKAIEEGLPKLRIEEAAANTQARIDSGTQTVVGVNKFLLDEDEDVPVLKVDNAAVRRMQLEKLARLKSERNEDEVTAKLDAIAEAAAGTKGNLLALAVDAARAKATVGEISEAVERSQGRHSAVIRSIKGVYGGGVKGNAKAEHAQALASDFEKTNGRRPKIYIAKMGQDGHDRGQKVVASALMDLGWEVEIGPLFQTPEEAARDAREAGVDIVAASSLAAGHLTLVPELKRALGNEGAANARIIVGGVIPPQDFDALRTAGAAAIFPPGTVIADSAIRMLELLLGTDDPARTAAE, via the coding sequence ATGACCAAGTTCCCCGATTTCACGAAACTCGATCTGGCGACGCCAAGCACAAAATCCGGCACGCCGAAACTTGGCGAAGCCTGGGACACGCCCGAAGGCATCGCGGTCAAATCCGCTTACACCGCCGCCGACAGCGCGGGGCTGGATTTCCTCGACGACTATCCGGGCCTTACGCCCTTCGGACGCGGCCCCTACCCTACGATGTATACCAACCAGCCCTGGACAATCCGTCAGTATGCGGGCTTTTCAACGGCTGAAGACTCCAACGCCTTCTACCGGCGCAATCTGGCTGCCGGCCAAAAGGGTCTCTCGGTAGCATTCGATCTCGCCACCCACCGGGGCTATGATTCCGATCACCCGCGCGTGACAGGCGATGTCGGCATGGCGGGCGTCGCCATCGACTCCATTCTCGACATGCGCACGCTGTTCTCCGGCATTCCGCTGGATCAGATGTCCGTCTCGATGACGATGAATGGCGCGGTCCTGCCCATCCTAGCGCTCTACATTGCAGCCGCCGAAGAACAGGGCGTCACGCCTGACAAGCTGGCCGGCACCATTCAGAATGACATTCTGAAAGAGTTCATGGTGCGGAACACCTATATCTATCCGCCCAAGCCCTCGATGCGGATCATTTCGGACATCTTCGCCTACACGTCCGAAAACATGCCGAAATACAACTCCATCTCGATCTCCGGCTATCACATGCAGGAAGCGGGCGCGACGGCAGACCTGGAACTTGCCTATACGCTGGCCGACGGCATCGAATATATCCGCGCCGGTGTTGCCGCCGGCCTGGATGTCGACAGGTTTGCCCCGCGTCTCTCCTTCTTCTGGGCGATCGGCATGAACACGTTCATGGAAGTCGCCAAGATGCGTGCCGCGCGCCTCATCTGGGCAAAGCTCGTCAAAGAGAAGTTCAATCCGAAGTCTGACAAATCCCTCAGCCTGCGGACACACTCGCAGACCTCCGGCTGGAGTCTCACCGCGCAGGACGTTTACAACAACGTTATCCGTACCTGCCTGGAGGCCATCGCAGCCTCGGGCGGCCAGACGCAAAGCCTGCACACCAACAGTTTCGACGAAGCTCTTGCCCTGCCGACGGATTTCTCCGCCCGCATCGCGCGCAACACGCAGATCCTGCTGCAACAGGAAGCGGGCGCCTGCCAGTCGATCGACCTCTTCGGCGGCGCCTACTATGTGGAACGCCTGACGCATGACCTGGCCGCCAAGGCGCTGAAACATATCGAGGAAGTCGAAGCGATGGGCGGCATGGCCAAAGCCATCGAGGAAGGCCTGCCCAAGCTGCGTATCGAGGAAGCCGCCGCCAATACGCAGGCGCGCATCGACAGCGGCACGCAGACCGTTGTGGGCGTCAACAAATTCCTGCTGGACGAGGACGAAGATGTCCCTGTGTTGAAGGTTGACAACGCTGCCGTCCGCCGCATGCAGCTTGAAAAGCTCGCGCGCCTGAAATCGGAACGTAACGAAGACGAAGTCACTGCAAAACTCGACGCCATCGCCGAAGCTGCCGCAGGCACCAAGGGCAACCTTCTGGCCCTCGCCGTGGACGCGGCGCGCGCCAAGGCGACCGTGGGTGAAATTTCCGAAGCCGTCGAGCGCAGCCAGGGCCGCCACAGCGCCGTCATCCGCTCCATCAAAGGCGTCTATGGCGGCGGCGTGAAAGGCAATGCAAAAGCTGAACACGCCCAGGCGCTCGCCTCGGACTTTGAAAAGACCAACGGCCGCCGGCCGAAGATCTACATCGCCAAGATGGGCCAGGACGGACATGACCGTGGACAGAAGGTCGTCGCCTCCGCGCTGATGGACCTTGGCTGGGAGGTCGAGATCGGGCCCCTCTTCCAGACCCCGGAAGAAGCAGCCCGCGACGCCCGCGAAGCCGGGGTCGACATCGTCGCCGCCTCCTCGCTCGCCGCTGGCCACCTGACGCTGGTGCCTGAACTCAAACGCGCCCTCGGCAACGAAGGCGCTGCCAACGCCCGGATCATCGTGGGCGGCGTTATCCCGCCACAGGACTTCGACGCCCTGCGTACAGCCGGCGCCGCCGCGATCTTCCCACCGGGCACAGTGATCGCCGACAGCGCCATCCGTATGCTGGAACTGCTTCTGGGAACGGATGATCCGGCGCGGACAGCAGCGGAGTAG
- a CDS encoding YbjQ family protein: protein MILTTTHTVQGREIREYKGIVCGEVVIGAHLGKDILASFTNLVGGRSNAYESTLRETRDGAIAEMIEEAQRLRADAIVGVKFDYSVIGQGGSMMMVAVSGTAVTLA, encoded by the coding sequence ATGATCCTCACCACCACACACACGGTTCAAGGCCGGGAAATCCGGGAATACAAAGGCATCGTGTGCGGCGAGGTCGTGATCGGCGCCCATCTCGGCAAGGACATTCTGGCGAGTTTTACGAACCTCGTCGGCGGCCGCTCCAACGCCTATGAGAGCACCCTGCGCGAAACGCGCGACGGCGCGATTGCGGAGATGATCGAAGAAGCCCAGCGCCTGCGCGCCGACGCCATTGTCGGGGTAAAATTCGACTACAGCGTCATCGGCCAGGGTGGCTCGATGATGATGGTGGCCGTTTCCGGCACTGCCGTGACACTGGCATGA
- a CDS encoding EF-hand domain-containing protein — protein sequence MKRSTLAFASMAVIALAMPLAAQAGPGKGHRGHGAHLMQMDANADGNITRAEAEVSLATRFATIDANSDGFVTQDEMKAHHEAKRAEMKAKWEARKAEAEAAGEPVREGKPKREKDPAKAAEWKAKKAEKAAEHWAEMDSDSDGQLNTAEFTAAHITFFDKMDADSDGTITKAEMDAAKAKKKERRGEWRDKMKAEAGE from the coding sequence ATGAAACGTTCGACACTCGCGTTTGCAAGCATGGCCGTGATTGCGCTCGCCATGCCGCTCGCCGCTCAGGCCGGCCCAGGCAAAGGACATCGCGGCCATGGCGCGCATCTGATGCAGATGGACGCCAATGCTGACGGCAATATCACCCGCGCGGAGGCAGAAGTCTCCCTCGCGACCCGCTTTGCAACGATTGACGCCAATTCCGATGGCTTCGTCACTCAGGATGAGATGAAAGCTCATCATGAGGCCAAGCGCGCCGAGATGAAGGCGAAATGGGAAGCCAGGAAGGCAGAAGCTGAAGCCGCCGGCGAACCGGTGCGTGAAGGCAAGCCGAAGCGTGAGAAAGATCCCGCCAAAGCCGCCGAATGGAAAGCCAAGAAAGCTGAAAAAGCCGCTGAACACTGGGCCGAAATGGACAGCGACAGCGATGGCCAGCTGAACACCGCCGAATTCACCGCCGCGCACATCACGTTCTTTGACAAGATGGACGCCGACAGTGATGGCACCATCACGAAAGCCGAGATGGACGCTGCCAAGGCCAAGAAGAAGGAGCGTCGCGGCGAATGGCGCGACAAGATGAAAGCCGAAGCTGGCGAATAA
- a CDS encoding methylmalonyl-CoA mutase family protein gives MADDILPFSSAFPEATEADWLTAVEKALKGKGVDTLTRKTADGIAIKALYRESDFAAAADPLGAPGAAPYLRGATAAPDKWRPWDIRQLFTHPSAEETNAEILRDLERGVSSAEIAIDASGKDGVQITTVEAFETALAGVRADYAGVALSHVNASGAAASALLGLWAEKQENPAELTLDFNMDPLGALARSGTLAGGLDAAFERLAAVGSALGAKFPKAGLIRIDAASVHEAGASEAQELGALIASAIDTLRRLDGKTDIAALTGKISFAVALDANYGIGIAKLRAARRLWARCLEALGLPAAPMRLQGITSARMLTKYDPWTNMLRVTCATFAGAAGGADIVTSRAFNEALGRPEGLGRRIARNTQIIAMEESQLGRVADPTGGAWFTETLADDLAKAAWAEFQTIESEGGYAASLLSGAFQARVKTVREARTKDIARRKIPLTGVSEYPLLEEIGAPVADVDAPGPRADISDAGLKSYINTPLATGTDVTAEALAPTRLAAPFEALRDAATRAPKPPAAFIATLGALAEFTPRADFARNLLAAGGVAPKEAVVPPRDAAELAAAFKASGCRIAVICGTDKAYEAGAAEAAEALKKAGAQAVWLAGKSEAPGIDLNIFAGCDVIHALQLAHAELGVSK, from the coding sequence ATGGCCGATGACATCCTCCCCTTCAGTTCCGCATTTCCCGAAGCCACCGAAGCCGATTGGCTGACCGCCGTTGAAAAGGCGCTCAAAGGGAAGGGCGTCGATACCCTCACCCGCAAGACCGCCGACGGCATCGCCATCAAGGCGCTTTACCGCGAGAGCGACTTTGCCGCCGCTGCCGACCCGCTCGGCGCGCCCGGTGCAGCGCCCTATCTGCGCGGCGCGACGGCAGCGCCGGACAAATGGCGCCCCTGGGACATCCGCCAGCTCTTTACCCATCCCTCGGCAGAAGAAACCAATGCCGAAATCCTGCGCGATCTTGAACGCGGCGTTTCCTCGGCCGAAATCGCGATCGACGCGTCCGGCAAGGACGGCGTGCAGATCACCACGGTGGAAGCCTTTGAAACGGCCCTTGCCGGTGTGCGCGCCGATTATGCCGGCGTTGCCCTCAGCCATGTGAATGCCTCCGGCGCGGCAGCCTCTGCCCTGCTTGGCCTCTGGGCAGAGAAACAGGAAAATCCGGCCGAGCTGACCCTTGATTTCAATATGGACCCGCTGGGCGCCCTCGCTCGCTCCGGCACACTTGCAGGCGGGCTGGATGCCGCGTTCGAACGCCTTGCCGCCGTTGGCTCTGCGCTGGGCGCGAAGTTTCCCAAAGCCGGCCTCATCCGCATTGACGCCGCCAGTGTGCACGAAGCAGGCGCCTCTGAAGCGCAGGAACTTGGCGCGCTGATCGCCTCGGCCATCGACACGCTGCGCCGCCTCGACGGCAAGACAGACATCGCCGCGCTGACCGGCAAGATCAGCTTCGCCGTTGCGCTCGACGCAAACTACGGCATCGGCATTGCCAAGCTGCGCGCCGCCCGCCGCCTCTGGGCGCGCTGCCTGGAGGCGCTGGGCCTGCCTGCCGCCCCCATGCGCCTGCAAGGCATCACCTCGGCCCGCATGCTGACCAAGTATGATCCGTGGACCAACATGCTCCGCGTCACCTGCGCAACCTTCGCCGGCGCCGCCGGCGGCGCTGACATCGTCACCTCACGCGCCTTCAACGAAGCGCTTGGCCGTCCCGAGGGGCTCGGCCGCCGCATCGCGCGCAACACTCAGATCATCGCCATGGAAGAAAGCCAGCTCGGCCGCGTGGCAGACCCTACCGGCGGCGCCTGGTTTACAGAAACGCTGGCGGACGATCTCGCCAAGGCGGCCTGGGCCGAGTTCCAGACCATCGAGAGCGAAGGCGGCTATGCAGCCTCGCTGCTCTCCGGGGCATTCCAGGCGCGCGTGAAAACCGTGCGCGAGGCGCGCACGAAAGACATTGCCCGCCGCAAGATCCCGCTGACCGGCGTTTCGGAATATCCGCTGCTGGAAGAAATCGGCGCGCCCGTGGCAGACGTGGACGCGCCAGGTCCGCGCGCCGATATTTCCGATGCCGGACTAAAATCCTACATCAACACGCCCCTCGCAACGGGTACGGACGTGACCGCCGAGGCCCTGGCGCCCACCCGGCTCGCCGCGCCGTTTGAAGCCCTGCGTGACGCGGCCACCCGCGCGCCCAAACCGCCCGCCGCCTTCATCGCCACGTTGGGCGCGCTGGCCGAGTTTACGCCGCGCGCTGATTTTGCCCGCAACCTGCTGGCCGCAGGCGGCGTCGCGCCGAAGGAAGCCGTTGTTCCGCCCAGGGATGCGGCCGAGCTTGCTGCCGCCTTCAAGGCCTCGGGGTGCCGGATCGCGGTCATCTGCGGCACGGACAAGGCTTACGAAGCAGGCGCCGCCGAGGCGGCTGAGGCCCTGAAGAAGGCTGGCGCACAAGCCGTCTGGCTCGCCGGAAAATCAGAAGCCCCCGGCATTGATCTCAACATCTTCGCAGGCTGTGATGTGATCCATGCCCTGCAACTTGCCCATGCTGAGCTGGGAGTTTCCAAATGA
- a CDS encoding GFA family protein, producing MGTQETAGLGRLNAESPRWHSGGCHCRAVRFEVQLPEAFEVEDCNCTMCAMSGNIHVIVPASRFRLLQGKDNLSQYTFNTGAAKHLFCKTCGIKSFYIPRSNPDGVAVTWRALDDWMDLKVTVVPFDGQNWEANAARLAHKSKD from the coding sequence ATGGGCACACAGGAAACCGCCGGTCTGGGCCGGCTGAACGCAGAAAGTCCGCGCTGGCATAGTGGCGGCTGCCATTGCCGCGCTGTGCGCTTTGAGGTGCAACTGCCCGAAGCTTTCGAGGTGGAAGACTGCAATTGCACCATGTGTGCGATGAGCGGCAACATCCATGTCATCGTGCCCGCCAGCCGGTTCCGCCTTCTTCAGGGTAAGGATAATCTCAGCCAGTACACCTTCAACACCGGCGCCGCAAAGCATCTGTTCTGCAAGACCTGCGGGATCAAGAGCTTCTACATCCCGCGCTCAAACCCCGACGGCGTTGCCGTCACCTGGCGCGCGCTGGATGACTGGATGGACCTTAAAGTAACGGTTGTTCCGTTCGATGGGCAGAATTGGGAAGCCAACGCCGCGCGCCTGGCGCACAAGTCAAAAGACTAG
- a CDS encoding NAD(P)H-dependent flavin oxidoreductase, producing MAVPPVLQNLRIPVIASPLFIISNPELVIAQCKAGVVGSFPSLNARPGPLLHEWLDKITNELGEYNVKNPDRPAAPFAVNQIVHKTNNRLDHDIEACVKFKVPVIITSLGARTDVNDAIHSYGGVVMHDVIDTWFAKKALEKGADGLIAVAAGAGGHAGKLSPFALIQEIREFFDGPLALSGSIATGGAVAASLAMGADFGYIGSAFIACDEANAMEGYKDAIVNYGAEDIVYSNLFTGVHGNYLKPSIIAAGLDPDNLPESDPSKMNFGSGGNTDAKAWKDIWGCGQGIGAVKKRGPVKDFVDQLAREYEDARAALAKGQAFSRPVTVPAE from the coding sequence ATGGCTGTGCCGCCCGTCCTGCAGAACCTGCGTATTCCGGTGATCGCGTCACCGCTGTTCATCATCTCCAATCCCGAACTGGTGATCGCCCAGTGCAAGGCGGGCGTCGTGGGCAGCTTTCCGTCGCTGAACGCGCGGCCTGGCCCGCTGCTGCATGAGTGGCTGGACAAGATCACCAACGAACTGGGCGAATATAACGTCAAGAATCCGGACCGTCCGGCCGCGCCCTTTGCGGTCAACCAGATCGTCCACAAGACGAACAATCGCCTCGACCATGACATTGAAGCCTGCGTGAAGTTCAAGGTGCCGGTGATCATCACCTCGCTGGGCGCGCGCACGGATGTGAATGACGCCATCCATTCTTATGGCGGCGTCGTGATGCATGATGTGATCGACACCTGGTTTGCGAAGAAGGCGCTCGAGAAAGGCGCTGACGGCCTGATCGCGGTGGCCGCTGGCGCGGGCGGACATGCTGGCAAGCTTTCGCCCTTCGCGCTGATCCAGGAGATCCGCGAGTTCTTTGATGGCCCGCTGGCGCTGTCGGGCTCCATCGCTACGGGCGGCGCAGTGGCCGCCTCGCTCGCGATGGGGGCGGACTTTGGCTATATCGGCTCGGCCTTCATTGCGTGCGATGAAGCCAATGCGATGGAGGGCTACAAGGACGCCATCGTGAATTACGGCGCCGAGGATATTGTTTATTCTAATCTTTTCACCGGCGTTCATGGCAATTACCTGAAGCCCTCGATCATCGCGGCGGGGCTTGACCCCGATAACCTGCCCGAGAGCGACCCATCGAAGATGAACTTCGGATCGGGCGGCAACACGGATGCCAAGGCGTGGAAGGACATCTGGGGCTGCGGCCAGGGCATTGGCGCGGTGAAGAAACGGGGTCCGGTGAAGGACTTCGTGGACCAGCTTGCCCGCGAATATGAGGATGCGCGCGCGGCCCTCGCGAAGGGGCAGGCCTTCTCGCGCCCGGTTACCGTTCCGGCAGAATAA
- a CDS encoding periplasmic heavy metal sensor — MSGLPNWLTPAALGVSLLVNLGLGGYVAGQHLRADPPRQERSQERPRFERPEGMPEISREDRREVRGLMRQGFESAQAELAARREAEARFALVLAAENFDREAAEVALRELRDADVMLRDRIGLEVLSGISELSPDQRAWVAWILSGPKDSHGKHRKKDKKPPTPPEGEPPPR; from the coding sequence ATGAGCGGACTGCCCAACTGGCTGACACCCGCCGCGCTTGGCGTGTCGCTTCTGGTGAACCTCGGGCTTGGCGGCTATGTCGCCGGCCAGCATCTGCGTGCCGATCCACCCCGGCAGGAGCGCAGCCAGGAGCGGCCCCGTTTCGAGCGGCCCGAAGGCATGCCGGAAATCTCCCGCGAAGATCGCCGCGAAGTGCGTGGTCTGATGCGGCAGGGCTTTGAATCGGCGCAGGCAGAACTGGCCGCCCGCCGGGAAGCCGAAGCGCGGTTTGCGCTGGTTCTGGCGGCGGAAAACTTTGATCGCGAGGCGGCGGAAGTAGCGCTGCGGGAACTGCGCGATGCGGACGTGATGCTCCGTGACCGGATCGGCCTGGAAGTCCTCAGCGGGATCAGCGAGCTGAGCCCGGATCAGCGGGCCTGGGTGGCGTGGATACTGTCCGGCCCCAAGGACAGCCATGGCAAGCACAGGAAAAAAGACAAAAAGCCACCCACACCGCCCGAAGGCGAACCGCCACCGCGCTAG